One region of Solea senegalensis isolate Sse05_10M linkage group LG14, IFAPA_SoseM_1, whole genome shotgun sequence genomic DNA includes:
- the ankrd24 gene encoding ankyrin repeat domain-containing protein 24 isoform X2, protein MKSLKAKFKKNESQDWTKSDERLLQAVEQNEPDKVSALIIKKGLCPTKLDTEGKSAFHVSVSRGRLECLEAIISNGADLNIPDGAGFSALHLAAKYGQSECLKRLLQERLAVDCTDGIGRTPLHHAAVSGCLSCTETLWDFKANLDVQDSEGSTPLILAAQMSRVELCVFLLQRGANANIQDNQGRSALMLACESDSVETVEALLRGGANTQLVDALGHKATDYSAAIGNQHVVQMLRDGVPPASEGSGEEPPQVPSGASSVQGGTTPRKRKAPPPPRSPLQGFSPSPQLPSPAPRGKSPEPQSLSPSPQPPESQLSAQVEDEEVFEEIRRLRLERGRLLQKIKAFEQQQQSAISALEELSHLKQRLTEAEAERDKLLEELKGGHGLGASDSEDMDEMLDFTEKLLSKRSRASPAQDEDTESASSSPAPADPGTVAELRKQIEKLTSQNSELVLKVQMLEMFEKDDTDMQTSSPDSIPLVQYETLRKEFEILQERFSQAKASVETSRVAECGDDRSQRGSTNAESTDALKEKLRVLEEQLASSQSELEELKEHMRLGVLSVECAEGDTDVAGARSEGGSGAAEEGASKEAQQLRARVTELEEELAKTQGEDGGQSSQDSNTIKQLTEKLKELQASLAQKESLRDEGAKDGERKETEIVKGLRDKVAELQAALAESRLLGKEGGAAGDGDQVRRLQERVGDLEGQLRTCVPRTELEEVQVTLGLQCEQLARERADVARRLNDALLELERVRPPQRGDDDEEEEDEEHSLSSEPSVISDHSRRTLAVVREELEVARQEAAQALDCLCAEREGRAQEALHLKDAVSLSKHREAVSAVSEQLAQTLQELQEEKSVRREAEELAASLEAKLQTIQDAISREEHEKIKAALQHSLQASESSAKAMQDALTEKEMELRELKSQKAAEQGLISKEDHEALRLALQAEINAATARFNDLTRKHEKTCTEVQREALFNKSERQVAETQLATVQQQLTELKAQSNHVQELHKNIQESQGLVKEKDRKITELSKEVFRLKEALGALSPPLGITSSSSSIHPGNPGQQMALQNRISILNQQLQDWERKHKQVVTVYRSHLLAAVQGRMDEEVQQLLLQILRMTQQGH, encoded by the exons ATGAAGAGTCTGAAGGCAAAGTTTAAAAAGAATGAG AGTCAGGACTGGACCAAGAGTGATGAGAGACTCTTGCAGGCTGTGGAGCAGAATGAACCTGACAAAGTCTCTGCTCTCATCATCAAAAAAGGTCTCTGTCCCACCAAGCTTGACACTGAGGGCAAGTCAGC TTTCCACGTCAGTGTTTCCCGAGGCCGACTAGAATGTCTGGAGGCAATCATCTCTAATGGAGCAGATCTCAACATACCTGATGGTGCTG GCTTCAGCGCCCTCCACCTTGCGGCCAAATATGGTCAGTCAGAGTGTTTGAAGAGATTGTTACAG GAGAGGTTGGCAGTAGACTGCACCGACGGCATCGGCAGGACACCACTTCACCATGCTG CGGTCAGTGGCTGCTTGTCCTGTACTGAGACGCTGTGGGATTTTAAAGCCAATCTGGATGTCCAAGACAGT gaaGGTTCCACGCCTCTGATCTTAGCAGCACAGATGAGCAGAGTAGAGCTTTGTGTGTTCCTGTTGCAACGAGGTGCCAATGCAAACATCCAGGACAACCAGGGAAG ATCTGCATTAATGCTGGCCTGTGAGAGTGACAGTGTTGAGACCGTAGAGGCACTGCTGAGAGGCGGAGCTAACACACAACTGGTTGACGCCCTAGGACACAAAGCCACCGACTACAGTGCAGCCATTGGCAACCAGCATGTGGTACAGATGCTGCGGGACGGAGTACCTCCAG CTTCTGAGGGCTCGGGTGAGGAG CCCCCCCAAGTCCCCTCAGGCGCCTCATCAGTGCAAGGGGGGACTACCCCCCGCAAACGGAAAGCTCCGCCACCACCCCGTTCTCCTCTACAG GGTTTTTCACCCTCTCCACAGCTACCGAGTCCTGCTCCCCGAGGCAAGTCCCCTGAACCTCAGTCTCTCTCCCCGTCTCCCCAGCCTCCAGAATCACAGCTATCAGCCCAG GTGGAAGACGAGGAGGTGTTTGAGGAGATCCGACGGCTCCGTCTGGAAAGAGGCCGTCTGCTCCAGAAGATCAAAGCCTttgagcaacagcagcagagcgcCATCTCTGCCTTGGAAGAG TTGTCCCACCTAAAGCAGCGTCTCACTGAGgcggaggcagagagagacaagctGCTCGAGGAGCTGAAGGGAGGTCACGGTTTAGGCGCCAGTGACTCGGAGGACATGGATGAAATGTTGGACTTCACTG AGAAGCTGCTCTCCAAGCGCTCCAGAGCCTCCCCTGCTCAGGACGAGGACACCGAGTCAGCCAGTTCCTCCCCTGCCCCTGCAGACCCAGGAACGGTTGCTGAGCTGCGTAAACAAATAGAGAAGCTCACCTCACAGAACTCTGAGCTAGTTCTTAAAGTACAG ATGTTGGAAATGTTTGAGAAGGATGATACAGACATGCAGACCTCAAGCCCAGACTCCATCCCTTTAGTCCAGTATGAGACCCTGAGGAAGGAGTTTGAAATCCTGCAAGAGCGCTTCTCTCAGGCCAAAGCTTCAGTCGAGACTTCCCGTGTGGCAGAGTG TGGTGATGACAGGTCTCAGCGAGGAAGCACAAACGCAGAGAGCACAGACGCCTTAAAGGAGAAGCTGCGTGTGCTGGAAGAACAGTTGGCCTCCTCCCAGTctgagctggaggagctgaaggagcATATGCGCCTTGGGGTGCTCTCTGTGGAGTGTGCTGAGGGGGATACAGACGTGGCAGGTGCTAGGTCTGAAGGAGGGTctggagctgcagaggagggTGCGAGTAAAGAGGCACAGCAGCTGAGGGCCAGGGTGacggagctggaggaggagcttgCTAAAACACAGGGCGAGGACGGGGGTCAGAGCAGCCAGGACAGTAACACAATCAAACAGCTGACAGAGAAATTAAAGGAACTCCAGGCTTCTCTGGCACAAAAAGAGTCTTTGAGAGACGAGGGGGCGAAAGACGGCGAAAGAAAAGAGACTGAAATAGTGAAGGGCCTTCGTGACAAAGTGGCTGAGTTGCAGGCAGCCCTGGCAGAGAGCAGGCTATtggggaaagagggaggagcagcGGGAGATGGAGATCAGGTTCGTCGTCTCCAGGAGCGCGTGGGAGACTTGGAGGGGCAGCTGAGGACGTGTGTGCCACGCACCGAGCTGGAGGAGGTGCAGGTGACTCTGGGCCTCCAGTGTGAGCAGCTGGCCAGGGAAAGGGCAGACGTGGCCCGGAGGCTAAACGATGCCCTCCTGGAGCTGGAGAGAGTCAGGCCTCCACAACGTGGCGatgatgacgaggaggaggaagatgaggagcaCTCCTTGAGCTCAGAGCCCTCAGTCATATCAG ATCACTCGAGACGCACCTTGGCAGTAGTGAGAGAAGAACTGGAGGTGGCAAGACAGGAAGCAGCCCAGGCTCTGGATTGCCTGTGCGCAGAGCGAGAGGGCAGGGCACAGGAAGCGCTGCACCTCAAAGATGCAGTGTCTCTCTCGAAGCACAGAGAGGCAGTGTCTGCAGTGTCAGAACAGCTAGCCCAGACATTACAGGAGCTCCAGGAGGAGAAAAGTGTTCGTAGAGAGGCCGAGGAGCTGGCTGCGTCACTAGAGGCCAAACTGCAGACCATACAGGATGCCATATCCAGAGAGGAGCATGAGAAAATAAAG GCAGCGCTCCAGCACTCCCTGCAGGCCAGTGAGAGCAGTGCAAAAGCAATGCAGGACGCTCTGACTGAGAAAGAGATGGAGCTGAGAGAGCTGAAGTCTCAGAAGGCGGCAGAACAGGGTCTGATCTCTAAGGAGGACCACGAGGCCCTGCGGCTCGCTCTGCAGGCCGAGATCAACGCCGCCACGGCACGTTTCAACGACCTCACTCGCAAACATGAGAAGACGTGCACTGAG GTGCAGAGGGAGGCTCTCTTTAACAAGAGTGAGCGGCAGGTTGCAGAGACCCAACTGgccacagtgcagcagcagctaacTGAGCTAAAGGCACAATCGAACCACGTCCAGGAACTCCATAAGAACATCCAGGAATCCCAGGGCCTGGTCAAGGAGAAGGACCGTAAG ataACAGAGCTGTCCAAGGAGGTGTTCCGCTTAAAGGAGGCTTTAGGAGCTCTCTCGCCTCCTCTCGGcatcacatcctcctcctcatccattCACCCTGGCAACCCTGGACAGCAAATGGCCCTGCAGAACAGAATCTCTATACTgaaccagcagctccag GATTGGGAGAGAAAGCATAAACAGGTGGTCACTGTGTACCGTTCCCATCTGCTGGCAGCTGTGCAG GGTCGAATGGATGAAGAAGTGCAGCAGCTGCTTCTCCAAATCCTGAGGATGACACAGCAAGGACACTAA
- the ankrd24 gene encoding ankyrin repeat domain-containing protein 24 isoform X1 — translation MKSLKAKFKKNESQDWTKSDERLLQAVEQNEPDKVSALIIKKGLCPTKLDTEGKSAFHVSVSRGRLECLEAIISNGADLNIPDGAGFSALHLAAKYGQSECLKRLLQERLAVDCTDGIGRTPLHHAAVSGCLSCTETLWDFKANLDVQDSEGSTPLILAAQMSRVELCVFLLQRGANANIQDNQGRSALMLACESDSVETVEALLRGGANTQLVDALGHKATDYSAAIGNQHVVQMLRDGVPPASEGSGEEPPQVPSGASSVQGGTTPRKRKAPPPPRSPLQGFSPSPQLPSPAPRGKSPEPQSLSPSPQPPESQLSAQVEDEEVFEEIRRLRLERGRLLQKIKAFEQQQQSAISALEELSHLKQRLTEAEAERDKLLEELKGGHGLGASDSEDMDEMLDFTEKLLSKRSRASPAQDEDTESASSSPAPADPGTVAELRKQIEKLTSQNSELVLKVQMLEMFEKDDTDMQTSSPDSIPLVQYETLRKEFEILQERFSQAKASVETSRVAECGDDRSQRGSTNAESTDALKEKLRVLEEQLASSQSELEELKEHMRLGVLSVECAEGDTDVAGARSEGGSGAAEEGASKEAQQLRARVTELEEELAKTQGEDGGQSSQDSNTIKQLTEKLKELQASLAQKESLRDEGAKDGERKETEIVKGLRDKVAELQAALAESRLLGKEGGAAGDGDQVRRLQERVGDLEGQLRTCVPRTELEEVQVTLGLQCEQLARERADVARRLNDALLELERVRPPQRGDDDEEEEDEEHSLSSEPSVISDHSRRTLAVVREELEVARQEAAQALDCLCAEREGRAQEALHLKDAVSLSKHREAVSAVSEQLAQTLQELQEEKSVRREAEELAASLEAKLQTIQDAISREEHEKIKAALQHSLQASESSAKAMQDALTEKEMELRELKSQKAAEQGLISKEDHEALRLALQAEINAATARFNDLTRKHEKTCTEVFQVQREALFNKSERQVAETQLATVQQQLTELKAQSNHVQELHKNIQESQGLVKEKDRKITELSKEVFRLKEALGALSPPLGITSSSSSIHPGNPGQQMALQNRISILNQQLQDWERKHKQVVTVYRSHLLAAVQGRMDEEVQQLLLQILRMTQQGH, via the exons ATGAAGAGTCTGAAGGCAAAGTTTAAAAAGAATGAG AGTCAGGACTGGACCAAGAGTGATGAGAGACTCTTGCAGGCTGTGGAGCAGAATGAACCTGACAAAGTCTCTGCTCTCATCATCAAAAAAGGTCTCTGTCCCACCAAGCTTGACACTGAGGGCAAGTCAGC TTTCCACGTCAGTGTTTCCCGAGGCCGACTAGAATGTCTGGAGGCAATCATCTCTAATGGAGCAGATCTCAACATACCTGATGGTGCTG GCTTCAGCGCCCTCCACCTTGCGGCCAAATATGGTCAGTCAGAGTGTTTGAAGAGATTGTTACAG GAGAGGTTGGCAGTAGACTGCACCGACGGCATCGGCAGGACACCACTTCACCATGCTG CGGTCAGTGGCTGCTTGTCCTGTACTGAGACGCTGTGGGATTTTAAAGCCAATCTGGATGTCCAAGACAGT gaaGGTTCCACGCCTCTGATCTTAGCAGCACAGATGAGCAGAGTAGAGCTTTGTGTGTTCCTGTTGCAACGAGGTGCCAATGCAAACATCCAGGACAACCAGGGAAG ATCTGCATTAATGCTGGCCTGTGAGAGTGACAGTGTTGAGACCGTAGAGGCACTGCTGAGAGGCGGAGCTAACACACAACTGGTTGACGCCCTAGGACACAAAGCCACCGACTACAGTGCAGCCATTGGCAACCAGCATGTGGTACAGATGCTGCGGGACGGAGTACCTCCAG CTTCTGAGGGCTCGGGTGAGGAG CCCCCCCAAGTCCCCTCAGGCGCCTCATCAGTGCAAGGGGGGACTACCCCCCGCAAACGGAAAGCTCCGCCACCACCCCGTTCTCCTCTACAG GGTTTTTCACCCTCTCCACAGCTACCGAGTCCTGCTCCCCGAGGCAAGTCCCCTGAACCTCAGTCTCTCTCCCCGTCTCCCCAGCCTCCAGAATCACAGCTATCAGCCCAG GTGGAAGACGAGGAGGTGTTTGAGGAGATCCGACGGCTCCGTCTGGAAAGAGGCCGTCTGCTCCAGAAGATCAAAGCCTttgagcaacagcagcagagcgcCATCTCTGCCTTGGAAGAG TTGTCCCACCTAAAGCAGCGTCTCACTGAGgcggaggcagagagagacaagctGCTCGAGGAGCTGAAGGGAGGTCACGGTTTAGGCGCCAGTGACTCGGAGGACATGGATGAAATGTTGGACTTCACTG AGAAGCTGCTCTCCAAGCGCTCCAGAGCCTCCCCTGCTCAGGACGAGGACACCGAGTCAGCCAGTTCCTCCCCTGCCCCTGCAGACCCAGGAACGGTTGCTGAGCTGCGTAAACAAATAGAGAAGCTCACCTCACAGAACTCTGAGCTAGTTCTTAAAGTACAG ATGTTGGAAATGTTTGAGAAGGATGATACAGACATGCAGACCTCAAGCCCAGACTCCATCCCTTTAGTCCAGTATGAGACCCTGAGGAAGGAGTTTGAAATCCTGCAAGAGCGCTTCTCTCAGGCCAAAGCTTCAGTCGAGACTTCCCGTGTGGCAGAGTG TGGTGATGACAGGTCTCAGCGAGGAAGCACAAACGCAGAGAGCACAGACGCCTTAAAGGAGAAGCTGCGTGTGCTGGAAGAACAGTTGGCCTCCTCCCAGTctgagctggaggagctgaaggagcATATGCGCCTTGGGGTGCTCTCTGTGGAGTGTGCTGAGGGGGATACAGACGTGGCAGGTGCTAGGTCTGAAGGAGGGTctggagctgcagaggagggTGCGAGTAAAGAGGCACAGCAGCTGAGGGCCAGGGTGacggagctggaggaggagcttgCTAAAACACAGGGCGAGGACGGGGGTCAGAGCAGCCAGGACAGTAACACAATCAAACAGCTGACAGAGAAATTAAAGGAACTCCAGGCTTCTCTGGCACAAAAAGAGTCTTTGAGAGACGAGGGGGCGAAAGACGGCGAAAGAAAAGAGACTGAAATAGTGAAGGGCCTTCGTGACAAAGTGGCTGAGTTGCAGGCAGCCCTGGCAGAGAGCAGGCTATtggggaaagagggaggagcagcGGGAGATGGAGATCAGGTTCGTCGTCTCCAGGAGCGCGTGGGAGACTTGGAGGGGCAGCTGAGGACGTGTGTGCCACGCACCGAGCTGGAGGAGGTGCAGGTGACTCTGGGCCTCCAGTGTGAGCAGCTGGCCAGGGAAAGGGCAGACGTGGCCCGGAGGCTAAACGATGCCCTCCTGGAGCTGGAGAGAGTCAGGCCTCCACAACGTGGCGatgatgacgaggaggaggaagatgaggagcaCTCCTTGAGCTCAGAGCCCTCAGTCATATCAG ATCACTCGAGACGCACCTTGGCAGTAGTGAGAGAAGAACTGGAGGTGGCAAGACAGGAAGCAGCCCAGGCTCTGGATTGCCTGTGCGCAGAGCGAGAGGGCAGGGCACAGGAAGCGCTGCACCTCAAAGATGCAGTGTCTCTCTCGAAGCACAGAGAGGCAGTGTCTGCAGTGTCAGAACAGCTAGCCCAGACATTACAGGAGCTCCAGGAGGAGAAAAGTGTTCGTAGAGAGGCCGAGGAGCTGGCTGCGTCACTAGAGGCCAAACTGCAGACCATACAGGATGCCATATCCAGAGAGGAGCATGAGAAAATAAAG GCAGCGCTCCAGCACTCCCTGCAGGCCAGTGAGAGCAGTGCAAAAGCAATGCAGGACGCTCTGACTGAGAAAGAGATGGAGCTGAGAGAGCTGAAGTCTCAGAAGGCGGCAGAACAGGGTCTGATCTCTAAGGAGGACCACGAGGCCCTGCGGCTCGCTCTGCAGGCCGAGATCAACGCCGCCACGGCACGTTTCAACGACCTCACTCGCAAACATGAGAAGACGTGCACTGAG GTGTTCCAGGTGCAGAGGGAGGCTCTCTTTAACAAGAGTGAGCGGCAGGTTGCAGAGACCCAACTGgccacagtgcagcagcagctaacTGAGCTAAAGGCACAATCGAACCACGTCCAGGAACTCCATAAGAACATCCAGGAATCCCAGGGCCTGGTCAAGGAGAAGGACCGTAAG ataACAGAGCTGTCCAAGGAGGTGTTCCGCTTAAAGGAGGCTTTAGGAGCTCTCTCGCCTCCTCTCGGcatcacatcctcctcctcatccattCACCCTGGCAACCCTGGACAGCAAATGGCCCTGCAGAACAGAATCTCTATACTgaaccagcagctccag GATTGGGAGAGAAAGCATAAACAGGTGGTCACTGTGTACCGTTCCCATCTGCTGGCAGCTGTGCAG GGTCGAATGGATGAAGAAGTGCAGCAGCTGCTTCTCCAAATCCTGAGGATGACACAGCAAGGACACTAA